TTTGTGTGGCACTATTCTCTGTGTAGTCATCCAATCTGTTGAATGCGCTGTATGTCACTGAAACCTATTTATATCTCAAAATAACATTTCCGCTTGATTTGTTCTCTACAGCTattgtaatgtaaatatgtGAGTTTGTGCTTGGCTGTACCTTTCTCCAACTCATTGATCCTCTCCACCAATGCGTTTAGAGTGCTCTCTGTTTTCAGCCTGTAGGCAGCTGTGGCATTGGACAGCATGCTCTTTTCCGCCTCCAAGGTGCTGACTTTTTTCAGGAGCTGTTTCTCCAGTTCTCCAAGACGTTGCTGCAGCAGGTCACGGAGCTCACTGGGGAACGAGGCTCCAGATATGTTGGCCCTCATTTGCTGTTGCTAAGGAAGGATCAACATCACCAGTTATCATAAGCAGGATGTGCACTAAGCCCCCCTGAGAGCTGTGAGCTTCTGTGTGACTGATTGGCAGGTTTACAGATTGagtttaaataaaagtttttcagTCAGTTTTCCTCTCCTGTCAGGATAATCCactcatttattttaatgtggGAGGCACATACTGGGCTTGAAACAGAGTATTTTCATACTGTGTGGTAGTCATGGTAAGACTATGAACAAAAGACTCTTCAATTTATTGAAAGCACAAGCAAAGTGAAGGCAGGTCACACGAGGTCCTGCATCACAGGAAATTAACCAATTAGCTGTATAATCTCTTCCCACATACTGTTTTGATTCTCCACGATAAATTCAGTAACAATTCTTAGAAGTCACGCTCTGCTTTTGTGCGAATCGACAGTTTGTTTTAATCCCCTTAAATCCGTAATCCGTAAGCAAACTAGGTTTTTAGGTTCGGGCTTTGGCACAATGCTTTGCGCAATGATGCTTACCTCAAGGTTTTCCAGCCGGTCCTTGAGCCCCTGCATGGTTTTTCCAAGAGTGTCGATAGTTTCATTTGGATCCCCGGGAACGTCCCCCATcgtgttttgtttgtctttgccCCATGTTCCCCCTTTGTCGTACTTTCTATCCGCGGTGGCTGACGCGCACAGAGACAGCTTGGTGGTAAGCTCGTTGATGGTGCCAATCTGTTTGGAAATCGTTTCTTTCTGTTGTAAAATCGTCTCCCTTAGCTGCATGACCGTGTTTCTGAGCTCTTCTTCTTGACCCCCGGCATTTAACTCGGGTAGCAAAGTCACAGGGCAACTGGCATCGCCCGTGAGGGGTATTGCCCGGCAGATGTAGCGCTTTCCATCGTCCACCTCCCTGTTTGTTAGCTGACCACATCCCAGAGCACAAAAACATAACAACCCagacaagagtgaaaacatacCGGCGGCTTGTGTCGCTCAGAGAAGTCAAGAAAGAGGTGAAAACCTCACAGTTAAATTGTCAGCACTCTAAGGCGAGCCCGATGCTGAGTTCAGTGCGTAAAAGTGTACTCCAAACGGCTCTGCGCAAAAACCATCATGTATAACTATCTCTACAAAGTAGCGACATGATGTCCGACCGGCAAAATCAGGAGTGGAAAATCCGATCAGGGGAGTGTAAGCCCGTTAATGTGGCTTGTGATAACGGAACTATTCCTGGCACGAACGGAGCGCACAGTGTGGTGCTGATCAGACAGCTCCTCTCGATAAAGAGGATTACCAAAAAAAGGTGTCTGTGAAAAGTCCTGGATGTGTTGTAGTAGGCTGACGTCACCGAGTCTAGGTGAACTGTTTGCTTAAATGATGATTTGTTAAGCTGATTAAGACTCTAAGACTCTAAGTCGTTGTCGGAAATTGATAGGATTGAAAGGTGTGGTCGATTAGAAGGCGTGGTTATTTTCATACGCATGCCTTATGATCCAACACGTTATCATGCTTTATTTTTTACCCGGTTCCCATCCCCAGACATATGTGCGAGTGTGCGCTGTATGTGGTAGAATTTGAGGTATGTATGGATAATAAACAATAGAATAACTTCAGAGCACATTTATGGAAGTcctgcaatgaaaaaaaaagaaaaatcgaTTGGATGCATCAATTTTTCAAACATTGCACCAACACACGTGGCCTCAAGGCAATTTAGAGACGGAATTGCAGCTgtgaaaaaacataacaaatgaTTCCCAATGCAGGTGAGTCTCTTCAATAAAGCCAACGGTGGAGAAACAGGATGTGGTGGTAAACAATTAGCAACAGTTGCCTGCCTAGTTGCAAAAGGTCAATAAAGCCTGTTGTGCTGACTGGAAGGCCTACCACTGTGCTTTGAAGATGGCATCCAACCATGATCCAAACCACAAAGTCAATCAGAGCTGTTTTACACTCGGGGATGATAAAATGGAAAGCAGTCGAGTGCTGAGCAAAAACTGTTCAATTCTGGgatttaaaacagcagaaatgaagcTCGTGGAGATTTTGATTTTCTCCAAAGATATGATCAAAGGTTTAGATAATTGCACGCAGAGTTGGTAAAAGACTAAACATTTTACaattattttcatgttaaataaaatgaaggCATCGCATCTTCAAGCTGTCACGTCTGACTCATCACGCTCTCTCATTAGGAAGCACATGAATCAGAGAACTGGTGGCTGTCATCCAGCCAGATTTGTGAAAATTGTCATTAAGAGGAACAATTATTGT
The Oreochromis aureus strain Israel breed Guangdong linkage group 8, ZZ_aureus, whole genome shotgun sequence DNA segment above includes these coding regions:
- the nptx2b gene encoding neuronal pentraxin-2b, with translation MFSLLSGLLCFCALGCGQLTNREVDDGKRYICRAIPLTGDASCPVTLLPELNAGGQEEELRNTVMQLRETILQQKETISKQIGTINELTTKLSLCASATADRKYDKGGTWGKDKQNTMGDVPGDPNETIDTLGKTMQGLKDRLENLEQQQMRANISGASFPSELRDLLQQRLGELEKQLLKKVSTLEAEKSMLSNATAAYRLKTESTLNALVERINELEKGGGDFISPEQFKLSLPQRTNYLYGRIAKSLPEMYAFTLCMWIKSSASPGIGTPFSYGVPGQANEIVLIEWGNNPIELLINDKVAQLPLEVRDGRWHHICISWTTRDGQWEAYQDGEKLGAGDNLAAWHPIKPGGVIILGQEQDVVGGRFDAGQAFVGELSQVNIWDRVLKPVEIQSMANCTSYVPGNIVSWLASNVEVFGRGAFKRPLEICQERLPNA